The Candidatus Rhabdochlamydia sp. T3358 genome has a window encoding:
- a CDS encoding TerC/Alx family metal homeostasis membrane protein, translating to MGLSLWFWVAFHVLIIGCLFLDLKVFQRYLRITELKTAWIITSFWILLALIFNLGIYFWQGSEVALQFFSGYLIEKSLSIDNLFVFLLIFQAFQIPKKQQKKVLFWGILGALFFRIGFILLGAKLVHSLDWVLYIFAVILIFTAYKLIRKKAVFDVHRSFILKALKKVFPIYKKKNVDFFVIKERGKWKITTLFLALLVIESSDILFAIDSIPAIFAITTDPFIVYTSNIFAILGLRSLYFALYQSIEKLHYLRFGLAGVLFFIALKILLAPAFSIPISLSLIIILLILSFTVIFSFFFKKKH from the coding sequence ATGGGATTATCACTTTGGTTTTGGGTTGCTTTTCATGTTTTGATTATAGGATGCTTATTCCTAGACCTAAAGGTATTCCAACGATATTTGCGTATTACAGAGCTTAAAACAGCTTGGATAATAACTAGCTTTTGGATCTTGTTGGCTTTAATTTTCAATCTAGGAATCTATTTTTGGCAAGGCTCTGAGGTAGCACTACAGTTCTTTTCAGGTTATTTAATTGAAAAATCCTTAAGCATTGATAATTTATTTGTTTTTTTACTGATTTTTCAAGCTTTTCAAATTCCTAAAAAGCAGCAGAAAAAAGTTCTGTTTTGGGGGATATTAGGGGCTTTATTTTTTCGGATTGGATTCATTTTATTAGGCGCAAAACTGGTGCATTCACTTGATTGGGTGCTTTATATCTTTGCAGTTATTTTAATATTTACCGCATATAAGCTCATCAGAAAAAAGGCAGTTTTTGATGTGCATCGCTCTTTTATTCTAAAAGCACTTAAAAAAGTTTTTCCTATTTATAAAAAGAAGAATGTAGATTTTTTTGTGATAAAAGAGAGAGGCAAGTGGAAAATTACTACTCTTTTTTTAGCTTTATTGGTCATAGAGAGCTCTGATATTCTCTTTGCTATAGATTCTATTCCTGCTATTTTTGCTATAACTACAGATCCTTTTATTGTATATACCTCTAATATCTTTGCCATTTTAGGTTTACGTTCTTTATATTTTGCTCTGTATCAATCGATAGAAAAGTTGCACTACTTGCGCTTTGGGCTAGCGGGGGTGCTATTTTTCATAGCATTAAAAATTCTTCTTGCTCCTGCTTTCTCTATTCCTATTAGCCTTTCTTTGATTATTATCTTGCTTATTTTATCTTTTACAGTTATATTTTCTTTTTTTTTCAAAAAGAAACATTAA
- the pgl gene encoding 6-phosphogluconolactonase has product MLIETIKPRSLDESKNLIVPGDYQKTLIFCVEHFIALSKQALSDHGFFTVALSGGSTPKAIFEKLCSSPYKEQMNWNNIHIFFSDERALPPNDPNSNFHMAMQAGFNKMPIPNEQIHRMEAEVDIKKNALKYEETIHRVLGKRSFDLVMLGMGEDGHTASLFPFTEGLKVTDRLCIANYVPQKKCWRMTLTFSCINQSSNISIYVLGANKREMLAQVLFHPSQKTLPVEQVGTPQSKALWIADEAAAVR; this is encoded by the coding sequence ATGCTAATAGAAACTATAAAACCTCGCTCCTTAGACGAATCTAAAAATCTCATCGTTCCTGGTGACTATCAAAAAACTCTCATTTTTTGCGTAGAGCATTTTATTGCTCTTTCTAAACAAGCCTTAAGCGATCATGGATTTTTTACGGTTGCTTTATCTGGTGGTAGTACCCCAAAAGCCATTTTTGAAAAGCTTTGTTCCTCTCCTTACAAAGAACAAATGAATTGGAACAACATCCATATTTTTTTCAGTGATGAGCGTGCATTGCCCCCTAATGATCCTAATAGTAATTTTCACATGGCTATGCAAGCAGGTTTTAATAAAATGCCTATCCCTAATGAACAAATTCATCGCATGGAAGCAGAGGTCGATATCAAAAAAAATGCTTTAAAATATGAAGAAACCATCCATAGAGTACTCGGAAAGCGCTCTTTTGATTTAGTCATGCTAGGGATGGGAGAAGATGGGCATACAGCTTCTTTATTTCCCTTTACGGAAGGGTTAAAAGTTACCGATAGATTATGCATAGCCAATTATGTACCACAAAAAAAATGTTGGCGAATGACCTTAACTTTTAGTTGTATTAATCAATCATCCAACATTTCTATTTACGTGTTAGGGGCAAATAAAAGGGAAATGCTAGCTCAGGTGCTTTTTCATCCTAGCCAAAAGACCCTGCCTGTAGAGCAAGTGGGCACGCCTCAATCCAAGGCGCTCTGGATTGCAGATGAAGCAGCTGCTGTTAGATGA
- a CDS encoding TauD/TfdA family dioxygenase, with translation MNVFNAQRKFLKATLTALLLSNFLSAQVINDLEKFTIEASEGKKSIYDFSTDEIYERLKEQGIVLLRGFDVSTRDFLTFSNQFPDTFLPYQGGSVRPNVDGDPTAIIITEKDGNHSVYFHGEQYYQKIRATTFWMYAFVPPVADGATLLCDGRELYTRLPEEIKQLFMDKKIKYSRCFPLAQWQKIYQVTSEEELEPILNKQLINYFIDEESNLHTTYITEAIQQEKWGNSPIFINNALEILEDMQEMHPKHNLEKTKETICVTFEDDTEIPREVIEQIQQIIAEIKMAVRWQKKDILIFDNTRILHAREGFPEGSPRELVSRLSIH, from the coding sequence ATGAACGTATTCAATGCACAGCGCAAATTCTTAAAAGCGACTTTAACCGCTCTATTGCTAAGTAACTTTTTATCCGCGCAAGTAATAAATGATTTAGAAAAATTTACTATAGAAGCATCAGAAGGAAAAAAAAGTATTTATGACTTTTCTACAGACGAAATTTATGAACGATTAAAAGAACAGGGGATTGTCTTATTACGAGGATTTGATGTATCTACTCGTGATTTTCTCACATTCTCCAATCAATTTCCTGATACTTTTTTACCTTATCAAGGTGGATCCGTTAGGCCTAATGTAGATGGAGATCCAACTGCCATTATCATTACCGAAAAAGATGGGAATCATTCCGTTTATTTTCATGGCGAGCAGTACTATCAAAAGATTCGAGCTACAACTTTTTGGATGTACGCTTTTGTTCCCCCAGTAGCAGATGGAGCTACTCTGCTTTGTGATGGTAGAGAACTTTATACAAGATTACCGGAAGAAATTAAGCAACTATTTATGGATAAAAAAATTAAATACTCTAGATGCTTCCCTCTTGCACAGTGGCAAAAAATCTATCAAGTTACTTCTGAGGAAGAGTTAGAGCCGATTTTAAACAAGCAATTGATTAACTACTTTATTGATGAAGAGTCTAATCTTCATACAACCTATATAACAGAAGCAATTCAACAGGAAAAATGGGGAAATTCCCCCATCTTTATCAATAATGCCTTGGAAATTTTAGAAGATATGCAAGAAATGCATCCTAAACATAATTTGGAAAAAACCAAAGAGACTATTTGTGTAACTTTTGAGGATGATACAGAGATTCCAAGGGAAGTAATAGAGCAGATTCAACAAATTATTGCGGAAATTAAAATGGCTGTTAGGTGGCAAAAGAAAGATATTTTAATTTTTGACAATACACGTATTTTACATGCACGAGAAGGATTTCCAGAAGGAAGCCCTCGAGAATTGGTTTCTCGTTTATCTATTCACTAG
- a CDS encoding carbonic anhydrase, producing MYYLLFFLCIFMSTVNAVSPEKALERLVQGNKRFTSDKLKHPNRTGMRREAIKTTQKPFAIILGCSDSRVPPEIIFDQGLGDLFIIRVAGNVIDAVGIDSIEYAANHLGSSVVLVLGHEKCGAVSAVVTNQASDMPTVAKLIEPAVEKTRNLKGNHLVNAITANINQVVEQIQQTPVLIKLIEKKKLKIVGGYYHLETGKVDFFENHLTAAASSAIQSALD from the coding sequence ATGTATTATTTATTATTTTTTTTATGTATTTTTATGTCTACAGTCAACGCAGTTTCTCCTGAAAAAGCATTAGAGCGCTTAGTTCAGGGTAATAAGAGGTTTACCTCTGATAAATTGAAGCATCCTAATAGAACCGGTATGCGTAGAGAAGCTATAAAAACCACGCAAAAACCTTTTGCCATTATTTTAGGTTGTTCTGATTCAAGGGTTCCCCCGGAAATTATCTTTGATCAAGGATTGGGAGATCTATTCATTATAAGAGTAGCTGGTAATGTCATTGATGCAGTTGGTATAGATAGCATCGAATATGCAGCAAACCATCTAGGTTCTTCTGTTGTATTAGTGCTAGGTCATGAAAAGTGTGGGGCTGTATCTGCAGTTGTTACTAACCAAGCCTCGGATATGCCAACCGTTGCTAAGTTGATTGAGCCTGCTGTGGAGAAGACACGTAATTTAAAAGGGAATCATTTGGTCAATGCAATTACAGCAAATATAAACCAAGTAGTTGAGCAAATACAACAAACTCCTGTGCTTATTAAGCTTATTGAAAAAAAGAAGTTAAAAATAGTCGGTGGTTATTATCACCTAGAAACTGGAAAGGTAGATTTTTTCGAAAATCATCTAACAGCAGCTGCTTCATCTGCAATCCAGAGCGCCTTGGATTGA